In Chanodichthys erythropterus isolate Z2021 chromosome 9, ASM2448905v1, whole genome shotgun sequence, a genomic segment contains:
- the LOC137026283 gene encoding paired amphipathic helix protein Sin3b-like, producing the protein MSHHYRQQHFQKLKVEDALSYLDQVKIRFGNEPGIYNKFLDIMKEFKSQIIDTPGVINRVSRLFHGHPDLVLGFNAFLPPGYRIEIPRNGMAFLQSPFPSQVSPGPGRSRG; encoded by the exons ATGTCACATCACTACCGGCAGCAGCACTTTCAGAAACTAAAG GTGGAGGATGCCTTATCTTACTTGGACCAAGTCAAAATACGGTTTGGAAATGAACCAGGAATATACAATAAGTTTCTGGATATCATGAAAGAGTTTAAATCTCAAAT CATTGACACACCAGGTGTTATCAACAGAGTTTCTCGGCTCTTCCATGGACATCCTGACCTTGTCCTGGGGTTTAATGCCTTTTTACCGCCTGGGTATCGGATCGAAATTCCTAGGAATGGAATGGCATTTCTTCAGTCCCCGTTTCCCTCACAG GTCTCTCCAGGACCAGGAAGGAGCAGGGGTTAG